Within the Arthrobacter sp. UKPF54-2 genome, the region CCCGCGGTGTCCTCAGGCCGCACGGCCTCGGTCAGGGTGCCGAACACCGGACCGGTGTCCAGGCCTTCTTCGAGCCGGAAGGTCACGGCGCCGGTGATGTCGTCACCGGCGAATAGGGCGCGCTGCACCGGCGCCGCCCCGCGCCAGGCCGGCAGCAGCGAAAAGTGCAGGTTGATCCAGCCGTGCCGGGGGATGTCCAGGGCCGCCCGCGGGATGAGGCCGCCGTAGGCCACGATCGCGGCGACGTCGGGCGCGGCCGCTTCGATCCGGGCGGTCACGGCGGCGTCGACCTTCGCGGCGTGGATGATCTCGATACCGAGTTCCGCGGCGCGGGCGGCAACCGGCGAGGGCGTCAGCACGCGCTTGCGTCCCAGCGGGGCGTCCGGCCGGGTCAGGACGGCGACGACGTCGAAACCGGCGGCGACGAGGGCGTCCAGCGACGGAACCGCGACGGCCGGGGTTCCCGCGAAGAGGACCCTCACTGGCCGGTTCCGAAGGAGGAGCCGGCGCCGAAGCTGCCGCCTCCGAAGCTGGAGCCAACCGTCTTGGCCCGCTTCGACGTCGTCTGCTCGGTGATGGAGTCGTAGTTAGCGTTGCGGATGGCGCGGAGCGCCGCTTTGCGGTCCTCGCCCTGGAGCCGGTCGGTGAAGAGGATTCCGTCCAGGTGGTCGGTCTCGTGCTGGAAGACGCGGGCGAGCATTCCCTCGCCCTCCAGCTCCACAGGGTTGCCGTGCACGTCGACGCCGGTGACCCTGGTGGCGCGGTGCCGGCGGACCGGGAAGCCCAGGCCCGGGATGGAGAGGCAGCCTTCCACCTCGTCCGGCTGGAAGTCCTCGCTGTTTTCCAGCACCGGGTTGATGATGTGGCCCTCGACGCCGCGGATGCGGTAGGTGAAGACCCGCTGGCTGATGCCGACCTGCGGCGCGGCCAGGCCGGCGCCCTCCACGTCCTCCATGGTTTCGGTCATGTCGGCAACGAGCTTCTCCAGCTCAGGCCCGAATTCCGTCACGGGATCGGCAACTGTGCGCAGCACAGGGTCCCCGATGATGCGGATATTCAAAATGGCCATGGGTAATCGGTCCTCACGGTGGGCGGCTACAGGGTTCCGTCCAGTTTAGTGGCAGGCACCGGTTTCCGGCTCAGCGGGCCGCCGGCGGAGCGATCGGCAGCAGGGCGGGTCCGGCGGCCACCGTGTCGGCGGACATCTCCCAGACGCGGCGCAGGGCGCAGAACTTCCACCAGTGGTGCTTGAGCACCTCCGGGTTGGCCCGCTGCGGCCGGACCTCCGTCTCGCCGATGGCGACGGCGAGGAGGAGCGGGGAGTCCCCGTGCTGCCAGGGTTCCCACTCCCCCGCCACCGGATCCACCAGGCTTTCCTCGGCTTTCATGCCGGCCACCAGCTGCATCACCACCTTGTCATCGAGGGGCTTGACCGTGCCGTCGCGGCTGGTTCCCTTGGTCTTGTAGTCGATGAGGCAGGTGCGGCCGTTGATCCTGGCGACGAGGTCCAGGGTCCCCGCGTAGCCGACGGTTTTGTTCCACACCGTGATTTCCGGGGCAATCGGTTCCACCTGGAACAGTTCCCACCACTCGTCAAAGCGGGCGGCGAAGGCTTCCTCGCCGTTGGCCGCCAGGGCCTCCCGGGTTTCCTTCATCAGGTGCGGCCGGCCCAGGGCACGGAGGGCCACCTGCTCGCAGTAGTTGTGCACCCGGTCGCCGCGGGCGGCGGCGTCGTCGCGGTAGGTTTCGGCGGCCTTGGCGGCACGGCTGACCGCCTGGCGCACCTTGGCCGGGCTGCCCAGGATGGCCGGCAGCGTGGGATCCGCGGCCAGGCTGTTCGCACCCATGTAGCCGAACCATCCGTCCAGGCCGTGGGGCTGCTGGCCGATCACGGTGGTGATGGAGGGGACGGAGAACTGCTCGGACGTGGAACGTGCGTACATCCGGCCGTAGTCGGTGGCGTAGGCGAGGAGCGGGGCGGTCATAGAAAGACTCTTTCACGGGGGTCGGACGCTGGCGGAAAACAAAATGGCCCGCCCCGCTCTGTGAGCGGAACGGACCATCTTCCAGGTGGGCGATACTGGGTTCGAACCAGTGACCTCTTCGGTGTGAACGAAGCGCGCTACCACTGCGCCAATCGCCCCGGTGCCATTGAATGCTAGCCCACCCCGGCGGAAATCCGAAATCGGCGTTTTCGACGGCGGCGCGGCGGGTTCGGCGACCCGGCCCGCACTTCGCCCGCTG harbors:
- the fmt gene encoding methionyl-tRNA formyltransferase; amino-acid sequence: MRVLFAGTPAVAVPSLDALVAAGFDVVAVLTRPDAPLGRKRVLTPSPVAARAAELGIEIIHAAKVDAAVTARIEAAAPDVAAIVAYGGLIPRAALDIPRHGWINLHFSLLPAWRGAAPVQRALFAGDDITGAVTFRLEEGLDTGPVFGTLTEAVRPEDTAGELLERLSHSGAVLLTQTLSAVDAGKAAAVPQQGEVSLAPKLTLEDGRLDWQQPALALGRRSRGVTPEPGAWTTLEGQRVKLEPVLLRPGAQPLRPGQLALDGKAVLVGTGSHPVELTRVQPAGKKMMTAADWARGQATLESVVFE
- a CDS encoding cytochrome, translated to MTAPLLAYATDYGRMYARSTSEQFSVPSITTVIGQQPHGLDGWFGYMGANSLAADPTLPAILGSPAKVRQAVSRAAKAAETYRDDAAARGDRVHNYCEQVALRALGRPHLMKETREALAANGEEAFAARFDEWWELFQVEPIAPEITVWNKTVGYAGTLDLVARINGRTCLIDYKTKGTSRDGTVKPLDDKVVMQLVAGMKAEESLVDPVAGEWEPWQHGDSPLLLAVAIGETEVRPQRANPEVLKHHWWKFCALRRVWEMSADTVAAGPALLPIAPPAAR
- the def gene encoding peptide deformylase, whose product is MAILNIRIIGDPVLRTVADPVTEFGPELEKLVADMTETMEDVEGAGLAAPQVGISQRVFTYRIRGVEGHIINPVLENSEDFQPDEVEGCLSIPGLGFPVRRHRATRVTGVDVHGNPVELEGEGMLARVFQHETDHLDGILFTDRLQGEDRKAALRAIRNANYDSITEQTTSKRAKTVGSSFGGGSFGAGSSFGTGQ